From Meiothermus sp., a single genomic window includes:
- a CDS encoding rhodanese-like domain-containing protein, translating to MRRGWILLVLLGSLGLAQEMSPGSLQEMGNFIKKINPASYLLYAAEAKDFVEVFEPFILDVRTNEERARGFIPGSVQIHISQLPDRLAELPKEKDKPILVYCGTGHVSAVAAAFLRALGYREVKNLNGGFRAWLEQNLPIQRP from the coding sequence ATGCGCAGGGGTTGGATACTGCTGGTGCTCCTGGGCAGTCTGGGGCTGGCCCAGGAGATGAGCCCGGGCTCGCTGCAGGAGATGGGCAACTTTATCAAGAAGATCAACCCCGCTAGCTATCTGCTCTACGCAGCCGAAGCCAAGGACTTTGTGGAGGTCTTTGAGCCCTTTATCTTAGACGTGCGCACCAACGAAGAGCGCGCCAGGGGCTTCATCCCCGGCTCGGTGCAGATTCACATCAGCCAACTGCCCGACCGCCTGGCCGAGCTGCCCAAAGAAAAAGACAAACCCATCCTGGTGTACTGCGGCACCGGGCACGTGAGCGCAGTGGCAGCGGCTTTTCTGCGGGCGCTGGGCTACCGTGAAGTCAAGAACCTGAACGGAGGGTTTAGGGCCTGGCTCGAGCAAAATCTACCCATCCAAAGACCCTAG
- a CDS encoding translation initiation factor 2 — MKTKWMLLFGFILSLSALAQSLETTLRGVSVADAQARVEAAVNAQGLKVARTLNLGGQVKNFKSDFPDYLLMVLEPEAGVLAAVQENVMTAIILPPTIYVHAARPGVTTVGTFDPDLMLGMLGVKNTKSRLLGAKLKAVIASLGLPRKVAPAMMPDPSSGMMPALMYMVEGGNVDELTLLIESELGNNGLNVLPSVKMGNVVGIQPCKSEWAYEMFMAQPAGGFAAPCRFFVAPMPGGVLVGAIEPMLMGIMPGVAQNQATMGMLQEARRVMSQILEGVGGKPYRPQQ, encoded by the coding sequence ATGAAGACCAAGTGGATGTTGTTATTCGGTTTTATCCTGTCCCTGTCGGCCCTGGCCCAATCGCTGGAAACCACCCTGCGCGGGGTGAGCGTGGCCGATGCCCAAGCCCGGGTCGAAGCAGCCGTCAACGCCCAGGGCCTCAAGGTAGCCCGTACCCTGAACCTGGGGGGGCAGGTCAAGAACTTTAAGTCCGACTTCCCCGACTACCTACTGATGGTGCTGGAGCCCGAAGCCGGGGTGCTGGCTGCCGTGCAGGAAAACGTCATGACCGCCATCATCCTGCCGCCCACCATCTATGTGCATGCGGCCCGTCCCGGTGTGACCACCGTCGGCACCTTCGACCCCGACCTGATGCTGGGCATGCTGGGGGTCAAGAACACCAAAAGCCGCCTCCTGGGGGCCAAACTCAAGGCGGTAATCGCCAGCCTGGGCCTGCCGCGTAAGGTAGCCCCGGCCATGATGCCCGACCCCAGCTCCGGCATGATGCCGGCCCTGATGTACATGGTGGAGGGAGGCAACGTCGATGAGCTCACCCTTCTGATCGAGAGCGAACTGGGTAACAACGGCCTCAACGTGCTGCCCTCGGTCAAGATGGGGAACGTGGTGGGCATCCAGCCCTGCAAGAGCGAGTGGGCCTACGAGATGTTTATGGCCCAGCCTGCCGGCGGCTTTGCTGCACCCTGCCGCTTCTTTGTGGCGCCCATGCCCGGCGGGGTTTTGGTGGGGGCCATCGAGCCCATGCTGATGGGCATTATGCCCGGCGTAGCCCAGAATCAGGCCACCATGGGCATGCTCCAGGAGGCCCGGCGGGTGATGAGCCAGATTCTGGAGGGCGTGGGCGGGAAGCCCTATCGCCCCCAGCAATAA
- a CDS encoding FAD-dependent oxidoreductase — protein MSKLTRRKVLKAGAVAGAAAASSAFAQEFFSKPSSVLGPARGNRVVIIGGGWGGVSTARHLRRKNPNIEVVLIEKNPAFMSCPMSNLYLGGVKDLDFIVFDYANVARAGVTIVNERAIEVNRAGRYVRTTSGIIFYNYLVVSPGIDYMYEAIQGYNEVKQFMPVGFKPWEHIALKRQLDNFEGGDLVLAIPKPPYRCPPGPYERAAMLAYYLKTNQIKGKVIVLDANPGPISKAPGFTAAYNDLYKDYLQYIPQAEVTAIDYAKKEVKTPLGEFKFDLANIIPPMKAGEIVRTAGLGDRWANVRLPSFLSERDDRVYIIGDVIGNVPYPKSGQVAYNDGKIIADHIAQRISGKPLTEIANPLPDNICYSFVGSEEAIWVSHKHNWDEAARQVRQQSTVDNNRSKPNGALALEWARGLWSDMFGPGA, from the coding sequence ATGAGCAAACTGACGCGTCGGAAGGTTCTCAAGGCGGGTGCAGTAGCAGGGGCCGCTGCGGCTAGCAGCGCTTTTGCCCAGGAGTTTTTTAGCAAGCCCAGCAGCGTGTTGGGGCCGGCCCGGGGTAACCGGGTGGTCATCATCGGTGGAGGTTGGGGTGGGGTGAGCACGGCCCGCCACCTGCGTCGCAAGAACCCCAACATCGAGGTGGTGCTGATTGAGAAAAACCCCGCCTTCATGTCCTGCCCCATGAGCAACCTCTATTTGGGAGGGGTCAAAGACCTGGACTTCATCGTCTTCGATTACGCCAACGTGGCCAGGGCCGGGGTCACCATCGTGAACGAGCGGGCCATTGAGGTCAACCGCGCGGGCCGCTATGTGCGCACTACTAGCGGCATCATCTTCTACAACTACCTGGTGGTCTCGCCCGGCATTGACTACATGTACGAGGCCATCCAGGGCTACAACGAGGTCAAGCAATTTATGCCGGTGGGCTTCAAGCCCTGGGAGCACATCGCCTTGAAGCGCCAGCTCGACAACTTCGAGGGCGGCGACCTGGTGCTGGCCATTCCCAAGCCCCCCTACCGCTGCCCCCCCGGCCCCTACGAGCGGGCCGCCATGCTGGCCTACTACCTTAAGACCAACCAGATCAAGGGCAAGGTGATTGTGCTGGACGCCAACCCCGGCCCCATCTCCAAAGCTCCCGGCTTCACGGCGGCCTATAACGATCTCTACAAGGACTACCTGCAGTACATTCCCCAGGCCGAGGTCACGGCCATTGACTACGCTAAAAAGGAGGTCAAAACCCCCTTGGGCGAGTTCAAGTTTGACCTGGCCAACATCATCCCCCCCATGAAGGCCGGGGAGATCGTGCGCACCGCCGGTCTGGGCGATCGCTGGGCCAACGTGCGGCTGCCCAGCTTCCTCTCCGAGCGGGACGACCGGGTCTACATCATCGGCGATGTGATCGGCAACGTGCCCTACCCCAAGAGCGGCCAGGTAGCCTACAACGACGGCAAGATTATTGCCGACCACATTGCCCAGCGCATCTCGGGCAAGCCCCTGACCGAGATTGCCAACCCCCTACCCGACAACATCTGCTACAGCTTTGTCGGCAGCGAGGAGGCCATCTGGGTCTCGCACAAGCACAACTGGGACGAGGCCGCCCGACAGGTGCGGCAGCAGTCCACCGTAGACAACAACCGCTCCAAGCCCAACGGGGCCCTGGCCCTGGAATGGGCCCGGGGGCTCTGGAGCGATATGTTTGGCCCAGGCGCCTAA
- the soxC gene encoding sulfite dehydrogenase: protein MNRRKLLQLLSRGAAAGAFVKLSGGLAQGKIPSGATDSMKGLGTTLREYGERSEFEKDVIRYISPNLRSRHTGADFSPLEKLEGIITPSSLHFERHHGGVPNVNPADYRLVIHGMVERPLMFTLQDLKRLPSVTRTYFIECAGNGQNGYRNPPDMTLTATRSRGLVSNSSWTGVPLSILLKEAGLKEGARWLIPEGQDAAAYTRSLPLEKALDDVLVAYAQNGEAIRPEQGYPVRLVVPGWEGSIQVKWLRRIQVTDTPVMSKDETSEYTDVMADGKIYAFTWVMDPESIITYPSGLQQIQRGFHEIRGLAWSGHGRIRRVEVSLDGGKTWKQASLEPAPDALSVVRFKLGWVWDGKETVIMSRAWDEKGNTQPTQEEFFAKWARNNRYHYNAIQAWRIGADGKVVNGDKTLAGAPARLGAVGRGGCGGES from the coding sequence ATGAACCGTCGTAAACTATTGCAACTCTTGAGCCGAGGGGCGGCTGCGGGGGCCTTTGTCAAGCTCTCCGGCGGCCTTGCGCAGGGCAAAATACCCTCTGGCGCCACCGACAGCATGAAGGGGCTGGGCACCACCCTGCGCGAGTACGGCGAACGCAGCGAGTTTGAGAAGGACGTAATTCGCTACATCTCGCCCAACCTGCGCAGCCGTCACACCGGGGCCGACTTTAGTCCGTTGGAGAAGCTCGAGGGCATCATCACCCCCAGCTCGCTGCACTTTGAGCGACACCACGGCGGGGTGCCCAACGTAAACCCCGCCGACTACCGGCTGGTCATTCACGGGATGGTCGAGCGGCCCCTCATGTTTACCCTGCAAGACCTCAAGCGTCTTCCTTCGGTCACCCGCACCTACTTTATCGAGTGCGCGGGCAACGGGCAGAACGGCTACCGCAACCCCCCCGACATGACCCTGACCGCTACCCGCAGCCGGGGCCTGGTCTCGAACTCCTCGTGGACGGGGGTGCCCCTCTCGATTCTGCTCAAGGAGGCCGGCCTCAAAGAAGGGGCCCGCTGGCTGATTCCCGAAGGCCAGGACGCCGCCGCCTACACCCGCAGCCTGCCGCTGGAGAAGGCCCTGGACGACGTGCTGGTGGCCTATGCCCAGAACGGCGAGGCCATCCGGCCCGAGCAGGGCTACCCGGTGCGGCTGGTGGTGCCGGGCTGGGAAGGCAGCATCCAGGTCAAATGGCTGCGGCGCATCCAGGTGACCGATACCCCGGTGATGAGCAAGGACGAGACCTCGGAGTACACCGACGTCATGGCCGACGGTAAAATCTATGCTTTTACCTGGGTGATGGATCCGGAGTCTATCATCACCTACCCCTCGGGGTTGCAGCAGATTCAGCGGGGTTTCCACGAAATTCGGGGCCTGGCCTGGAGCGGGCATGGGCGTATCCGCCGGGTGGAGGTCTCGCTGGACGGCGGCAAAACCTGGAAGCAAGCCAGCCTCGAGCCCGCCCCCGATGCGCTCTCGGTGGTGCGCTTCAAGCTGGGCTGGGTCTGGGATGGCAAGGAAACGGTCATTATGAGCCGGGCCTGGGACGAAAAAGGCAATACCCAGCCCACCCAGGAGGAGTTTTTTGCCAAATGGGCCCGCAACAACCGCTACCACTACAACGCCATCCAGGCCTGGCGCATTGGGGCCGACGGCAAGGTAGTCAACGGCGACAAGACCCTGGCCGGTGCACCCGCCCGGCTCGGCGCGGTGGGGCGGGGCGGCTGTGGAGGTGAGTCCTGA
- a CDS encoding c-type cytochrome: protein MRRKWFITLSALALSALVLAQGRYQIGTPLSEQEVQEWNIRPSILANGVGLPPGQGTVDEGAKVYATHCAGCHGATGEGGAFTRLVSEPFPVTKETDSVDFAIGNYWQYATTLFDYTRRAMPFTTPGILSNDEVYAVVAYILYQNGVIDANEPMNAQTLPKVQMPARALLELDPGTQKRFPWIKLP, encoded by the coding sequence ATGCGGCGCAAGTGGTTTATCACCCTCTCGGCCCTGGCCCTCTCGGCTTTGGTGCTGGCCCAGGGGCGCTACCAGATCGGCACCCCGCTCTCCGAGCAGGAGGTGCAGGAATGGAATATCCGGCCCTCCATCCTGGCCAATGGGGTGGGCCTGCCCCCAGGCCAGGGCACGGTGGATGAGGGCGCCAAGGTCTATGCCACCCACTGCGCGGGCTGCCACGGCGCTACCGGCGAGGGCGGCGCTTTTACCCGACTGGTTTCCGAGCCCTTCCCCGTTACCAAAGAAACCGACTCGGTAGATTTTGCTATTGGGAACTACTGGCAGTACGCCACCACCCTCTTCGACTACACCCGCCGGGCCATGCCCTTTACCACCCCTGGCATCCTGAGCAACGACGAGGTGTATGCGGTGGTGGCCTATATTCTCTACCAGAACGGCGTAATTGACGCTAACGAGCCGATGAACGCCCAGACCCTGCCCAAGGTGCAGATGCCGGCCAGGGCATTGCTCGAGCTCGACCCCGGCACCCAGAAGCGCTTCCCCTGGATTAAGCTTCCCTGA
- a CDS encoding Rieske 2Fe-2S domain-containing protein — translation MDRRNFLDLLAKGASLGLLLKLSPLGMLEFVRAQSSATSFQKALLVDKAGNPFKLSALKPHEPFVFAYPYAATPNILVNVDAELPPVDVKMPDGKNYRWPGGVGPRKSVVAYTSICPHGYSYAAPNLGAMGYYKPEGSRGPRMVCCAHLSAFDISKGGEVKGGPAPHALAAVALEYDAAKDEAYAVGFLGNPQFDEFFRAQQQSLRDLFRTTARAREEVTKATVIPYAEHTKVPTTCPVLG, via the coding sequence ATGGATCGTCGTAACTTTCTCGATTTACTGGCGAAGGGCGCTTCGCTGGGGCTATTGCTCAAGCTCTCGCCTTTGGGGATGCTCGAGTTCGTCCGCGCCCAGAGCAGCGCCACCAGCTTTCAGAAGGCCCTCCTGGTGGACAAGGCGGGCAACCCCTTCAAGCTGAGCGCGCTCAAGCCCCACGAGCCCTTTGTGTTCGCCTACCCCTATGCCGCTACCCCCAACATCCTGGTTAATGTGGACGCCGAGCTGCCCCCGGTGGACGTAAAGATGCCCGACGGCAAGAATTACCGCTGGCCCGGTGGGGTGGGGCCGCGCAAGAGCGTGGTGGCCTATACCAGCATCTGCCCCCACGGCTACAGCTACGCCGCGCCCAACCTTGGGGCCATGGGCTACTACAAGCCCGAGGGCAGCCGGGGGCCCCGTATGGTCTGCTGCGCGCACCTTTCTGCCTTTGACATCAGCAAAGGGGGCGAGGTGAAGGGCGGCCCCGCCCCCCACGCCCTGGCTGCGGTGGCCCTGGAGTACGACGCTGCCAAGGACGAAGCCTACGCGGTGGGCTTTTTGGGCAACCCCCAGTTCGACGAGTTTTTTCGGGCCCAGCAGCAGAGCCTGCGCGACCTCTTCCGCACCACCGCCCGGGCCCGCGAGGAAGTGACCAAGGCCACCGTAATCCCCTACGCCGAGCACACCAAGGTGCCCACGACCTGCCCGGTGCTGGGCTGA
- a CDS encoding YncE family protein, translated as MSDLNRRELLKTLGATAVGMAAAQSAQAQAQASPVVWSDYVVFLNANAKAFIVDTRTDQVVASLDTARGATLGSMTPDARKVYVSGAGEGETRVVVLNLENLRVAKVLETGNRPKHGLVSPDGRRVGVDHWGLSDGKLRLVFIRTADDTIEKTLEIPVQNQPKGVTSMHNAWSWDSRYFYSVDRVDDRLLVVDTTDWSVRTFRSPSVPHYPCISPDGKELWLIHEGNAQVRPGIVVYDLTRPDLPVLAQMEMPLIGEDAVEAHHGNFTQDGRYFMALNRGPGNNLRGREVAFYSARTKRLVHRVSCASTGVGHAYNTPDGRRAIATNYGNNVITVIDIPGLRTLKDLVIGKGRMGHVVFTKDGRFGYLSNADGNLYKLDMRSLTVVKTIETGQTSGGGQVINVWTNLFEELPRA; from the coding sequence ATGAGTGACCTGAATCGCCGTGAGCTTCTCAAAACCCTAGGTGCAACCGCCGTCGGAATGGCCGCTGCACAGTCGGCCCAGGCCCAGGCTCAGGCCAGCCCGGTGGTTTGGTCGGACTACGTGGTTTTCCTCAACGCCAACGCCAAGGCCTTTATTGTGGATACCCGCACCGATCAGGTGGTGGCCAGCCTGGACACCGCCCGGGGGGCCACCCTGGGCAGCATGACCCCCGACGCCCGGAAGGTGTACGTGAGCGGTGCCGGGGAAGGCGAGACCCGGGTGGTGGTGCTGAATCTGGAGAACCTGCGGGTAGCCAAGGTGCTCGAGACGGGCAACCGCCCCAAGCACGGCCTGGTGAGCCCCGACGGCAGGCGGGTGGGGGTGGATCACTGGGGCCTTTCGGACGGCAAGCTGCGTTTGGTCTTCATCCGCACCGCCGACGACACTATAGAAAAAACCCTGGAAATTCCGGTGCAGAACCAGCCCAAGGGCGTTACCTCCATGCACAACGCCTGGAGCTGGGACAGCCGCTATTTCTACAGCGTGGATCGGGTGGACGACCGGCTGTTGGTGGTGGACACCACCGACTGGTCGGTGCGCACCTTCCGCTCGCCCAGCGTGCCCCACTACCCGTGCATCAGCCCAGACGGCAAGGAACTCTGGCTCATCCACGAGGGCAACGCCCAGGTCAGGCCTGGCATCGTGGTTTACGACCTGACCCGGCCCGACCTGCCGGTGCTGGCCCAGATGGAGATGCCCCTCATCGGCGAAGACGCGGTGGAGGCCCACCACGGCAACTTCACCCAGGACGGGCGCTACTTTATGGCCCTGAACCGGGGGCCCGGCAACAACCTGCGGGGACGCGAGGTGGCCTTCTACAGCGCCCGCACCAAGCGCTTAGTGCACCGGGTGAGCTGTGCCAGCACCGGGGTGGGCCACGCCTACAACACCCCCGACGGTCGCCGGGCCATTGCCACCAACTATGGCAACAACGTGATCACCGTGATCGACATCCCGGGCCTGCGCACCCTCAAGGACTTGGTCATTGGGAAGGGGCGCATGGGCCACGTGGTCTTCACCAAGGATGGGCGCTTTGGCTACCTGTCCAACGCCGACGGGAACCTGTACAAACTGGATATGCGTTCCCTCACCGTGGTCAAAACCATTGAGACCGGTCAGACCAGCGGGGGTGGACAGGTGATTAACGTCTGGACCAACCTCTTCGAGGAGCTCCCTCGAGCCTAG
- a CDS encoding cytochrome c biogenesis CcdA family protein codes for MTLSLPIAFLAGILSFLSPCVLPLVPTYLLYLGGQQGRPLRNAVFFVLGFSAIFFLLGLPFTLLGGLLFEHRDLLGRVGGVVLILLGLYMLGLKPKWGVNLRYEGPTDRPWGAFVLGIVLGLGWTPCIGPILGGILTLTATGGGVHLLVAYILGLAVPFLLVALFAERARAFLKRAARLSHAVEITAGLVLIAVGILLLTGTYTQLNSFFLKITPEWLQERL; via the coding sequence ATGACCCTAAGCCTCCCCATCGCTTTCCTGGCGGGAATCCTCTCCTTCCTCTCGCCCTGCGTGCTCCCCTTGGTGCCCACCTACCTGCTCTATCTGGGGGGCCAGCAGGGCCGTCCATTGCGCAACGCGGTCTTCTTCGTGCTGGGCTTCTCGGCCATCTTCTTCCTGTTGGGCTTGCCCTTCACCCTGCTGGGGGGCCTGCTTTTCGAGCACCGCGACCTGCTGGGAAGGGTGGGGGGGGTGGTGCTGATTCTGCTGGGGCTCTACATGCTGGGCCTCAAGCCCAAATGGGGCGTGAACCTGCGCTACGAGGGCCCCACCGACCGTCCCTGGGGGGCTTTCGTGCTGGGCATCGTGCTGGGGCTGGGCTGGACGCCCTGCATCGGGCCCATCCTGGGGGGCATCCTGACCCTGACCGCTACCGGCGGGGGGGTGCACCTGCTGGTGGCCTACATCCTAGGGTTGGCGGTGCCCTTCTTGCTGGTAGCCCTTTTTGCCGAGCGGGCTCGAGCCTTCCTCAAACGCGCAGCTCGGCTATCTCATGCGGTCGAGATCACCGCCGGATTGGTGTTGATCGCTGTGGGTATCCTGCTGCTAACCGGCACCTACACCCAGCTCAACAGCTTCTTCCTCAAAATTACCCCGGAATGGCTACAAGAACGGTTGTGA
- a CDS encoding metal-sensitive transcriptional regulator — protein MNPGRPKLDGTFSDPETLEGILRRFKRIEGQVRGLQRMAEEGRPFGELLDQIQATRKALDSVASVVLEEYLNAWEAQAAAGDVELGKGQIAMILRKII, from the coding sequence ATGAACCCGGGCAGACCCAAGCTGGATGGCACCTTCAGCGACCCCGAAACCCTAGAGGGCATCCTGAGGCGCTTCAAGCGGATCGAGGGCCAGGTGCGGGGCTTGCAGCGCATGGCCGAGGAAGGGCGGCCTTTTGGTGAACTGTTGGATCAGATCCAGGCTACCCGTAAAGCCCTGGACTCGGTGGCCAGCGTGGTGCTGGAAGAGTACCTCAATGCCTGGGAAGCCCAGGCTGCGGCGGGCGATGTCGAGCTGGGCAAGGGCCAGATTGCCATGATTCTGCGAAAGATAATTTGA
- a CDS encoding NYN domain-containing protein — MKTALFIDGSYMYDAAKRLGWNIDHRKAIGVFSKPEDLYNAFYYAPVTDSNDERQQKFLDALVFMGYTVRSREAHGDPRFEAMMATDLLITAPRWERAVVASGSGDLAHTLSALRAQGKEIHLLGVPELTDLELRNQSDRYLDLRELQAQLERTGGGRRTYPTVSEEGFKSDEQSDVARRVMDNLEDELQ; from the coding sequence ATGAAGACGGCTTTATTTATTGATGGTTCTTACATGTACGACGCGGCCAAACGTCTGGGGTGGAACATTGACCACCGGAAGGCGATAGGGGTTTTCTCCAAGCCCGAAGACCTGTACAACGCCTTCTACTACGCCCCCGTCACCGACAGCAACGATGAGCGCCAGCAAAAATTCCTCGACGCGCTGGTGTTTATGGGCTATACGGTGCGCAGCCGCGAGGCCCACGGCGACCCCCGCTTCGAGGCCATGATGGCCACCGATCTGCTGATCACCGCGCCCCGCTGGGAGCGGGCGGTGGTGGCGAGCGGCTCGGGCGACCTGGCCCATACCCTCTCGGCCCTTAGGGCCCAGGGCAAGGAGATTCACCTGTTGGGAGTGCCCGAACTGACCGACCTCGAGCTGCGCAACCAGAGCGACCGCTACCTGGACTTGCGCGAGTTGCAGGCCCAGCTCGAGCGCACCGGTGGGGGAAGGCGCACCTATCCTACGGTGAGTGAGGAGGGCTTCAAAAGCGATGAGCAGAGCGATGTTGCCCGGCGGGTAATGGACAACCTCGAGGACGAATTGCAGTAA
- a CDS encoding zinc-binding dehydrogenase, whose translation MRAVWMEARGGPEVLRYGEISAPAVEAGQVRVAVKAVALNHLDIWVRKGVASPKLPLPHILGSDVAGVVETVGPGVEGLAPGDAVVLNPGISCGRCERCLGGQDNLCPQYQILGEHRWGGYAELVTVPAANVLPKPPHLGWAEAASVPLTFLTAWQMVVDKLQVRPGEDVLVMAAGSGVSVAALQIAKLYGARVIATASSEEKLVQAKALGADEVVNYSLPDWFKEVRKLTDGKGADAVVDHTGAQYWEGVIKATAWGGRICLVGASSGYEATTPLSHIFYRQLSIFGSTMGSKSRLFPILRRVGEGRLKPIVGATLPLAQAAEGHRLLEERRVFGKVVLEVG comes from the coding sequence ATGCGAGCGGTCTGGATGGAGGCCAGGGGCGGCCCGGAGGTGTTGCGCTACGGCGAGATAAGCGCACCTGCGGTGGAAGCGGGGCAGGTACGGGTGGCCGTCAAGGCGGTGGCCCTCAACCACCTGGATATCTGGGTTCGCAAGGGGGTGGCCAGCCCCAAACTGCCGCTGCCGCACATCCTGGGCTCCGATGTGGCCGGGGTGGTGGAAACGGTAGGCCCAGGGGTGGAGGGGCTGGCGCCGGGGGATGCGGTGGTGCTGAACCCTGGGATCTCCTGTGGCCGCTGCGAGCGCTGCCTTGGTGGGCAGGACAACCTCTGCCCGCAGTACCAGATTCTGGGCGAACACCGCTGGGGCGGGTACGCCGAGTTGGTGACGGTACCGGCAGCCAACGTCCTGCCCAAACCACCCCACCTGGGCTGGGCCGAGGCCGCCTCGGTGCCCCTTACCTTCCTAACTGCTTGGCAGATGGTAGTGGACAAGCTCCAGGTCAGGCCGGGCGAGGACGTGCTGGTGATGGCCGCAGGCTCGGGGGTCTCGGTGGCCGCCCTCCAGATTGCCAAGCTCTATGGGGCGCGGGTCATCGCCACCGCCAGCAGCGAGGAGAAGCTGGTTCAAGCCAAAGCCTTGGGCGCCGACGAAGTCGTTAACTACTCTCTCCCCGACTGGTTCAAAGAGGTACGTAAGCTCACCGACGGCAAGGGCGCCGACGCCGTGGTGGATCACACCGGGGCCCAGTACTGGGAGGGGGTGATCAAGGCCACCGCCTGGGGGGGGCGCATCTGCCTGGTGGGGGCCTCCTCGGGATACGAGGCCACGACGCCCTTGTCTCACATCTTCTACCGCCAGCTTTCCATTTTTGGCTCCACCATGGGTTCCAAAAGCCGCCTCTTCCCCATTCTCAGGCGGGTGGGCGAGGGCCGGCTCAAGCCCATCGTGGGGGCCACGTTGCCCCTCGCACAAGCCGCCGAGGGGCACCGGCTGCTGGAAGAGCGGCGGGTGTTTGGCAAGGTGGTGCTGGAAGTTGGGTGA
- the argB gene encoding acetylglutamate kinase, translating to MEQALLVKIGGSLKEAGDLLDEVSAYPGPLVLVHGGGPRIAEWLNRLGFETHFHQGLRITPLEQMEVVEMVLTTLGKQLAEGLSRRGRPSVALTGRDAGLLEARLLDPVLGRVGEVIRVNTEVLQKLLHVGLTPLVAPIGLDAHGPLNINADTAAGAVAGALHLPAVFLTDVVGVLRDPQDPSSRFAQLSQAQVQALIQDGTISGGMIPKVEAALNALHEGAPWATIAKGAPGILQAVLEGTAGTRVVAS from the coding sequence ATGGAACAGGCTTTGCTGGTAAAAATTGGGGGTAGCCTGAAGGAAGCGGGCGATTTGTTGGATGAAGTGAGCGCCTACCCCGGCCCCCTGGTGCTGGTGCATGGGGGCGGCCCCCGCATTGCCGAGTGGCTGAACCGGCTGGGTTTCGAGACCCATTTTCACCAGGGGTTGCGCATTACCCCCCTCGAGCAGATGGAGGTGGTGGAGATGGTGCTCACCACCCTGGGCAAGCAACTGGCCGAGGGCCTTTCGCGCCGGGGGCGGCCCAGTGTGGCCCTCACCGGACGCGATGCAGGGCTGCTCGAGGCCCGCCTGCTAGACCCCGTGCTGGGCCGGGTGGGCGAGGTCATCCGGGTCAACACCGAGGTTTTACAAAAGCTGCTACACGTGGGCCTGACTCCCCTGGTAGCCCCCATCGGCCTGGACGCGCATGGCCCCCTGAACATCAACGCCGATACCGCCGCCGGGGCTGTCGCCGGGGCCCTGCACCTACCGGCGGTCTTCCTGACCGATGTGGTAGGGGTTCTGCGCGACCCCCAAGACCCCAGCAGCCGCTTCGCCCAGCTCAGCCAGGCCCAGGTGCAGGCGCTCATTCAGGATGGAACCATCTCCGGGGGCATGATTCCCAAGGTCGAGGCCGCCCTGAATGCCCTACACGAAGGCGCGCCCTGGGCTACCATTGCCAAAGGAGCCCCGGGCATCTTGCAGGCGGTGCTGGAAGGTACCGCAGGAACGCGGGTGGTGGCATCGTAA